In Phycisphaerales bacterium AB-hyl4, the genomic window CGGCGTTGATCAGCCAGTCGATATGGGCGTGGGGCAGGCGCTGGCGGAGGGAGACGAGCGCGGGCACGGAGCGTGCGACGTCGCCCAGCGCCGACGGCCGAACGATTAACACACGGCCGGGGTCTGCGGATTGGTTTGGCTTCGCATCGTCGGTCATTCCCGGCTAATATAGTCGGCTTCGACGTTCGCGTGGGGCGGGTCCGAGAACCCGCTGCTCGCGTTTGACCCTATACCGCCGCCGGGCCGTTTCCTCATGAGCAGCTTTGCCCTTGTTAGCGACATCCACGCCAACGCCGACGCCTTCCGCGTTGTGCTCGACGACATCCGCAAGCGCGGTATCGAAGACGTCTATTGCCTGGGCGACATCGTTGGCTACGGGCCGAACCCGGTCGAAAGCCTCGACATGGTGATCGAGCACTGCAAGTTTGCGCTGATGGGCAACCACGACTTCGCTGTGCTGTTTGAGCCCACGAGTTTTAATGCGAGCGCGGAGCAGGCGGCGTTCTGGACGCGTCGGCAGTTCGAGCTTGAGCCTGATGCGCAAAAGCGACGGAAGCGGTGGGAGTATCTGGGCAGCCTGGTGATTCGCAAGCGACATCTCGATGCGCTATGGGTGCACGCGTCGCCGCGTCGGCCGATCAACGAGTACATCTTTCCGGATGACGTGGTGACGGCGCCGACAAAAATGCAGCAGATCTTCGACCGCATTGATCGGCGGTGTTTCTGCGGGCATACGCACGTAGCGGGTGTGTTTACAGATGAGCCGGACTTCTACCCGCCGGAGGACCTCGGCGGGGCGTACCGGTTTGTGGATGATGAGAAGTTCATCCTGAACCCCGGCTCGGTGGGCCAGCCTCGCGACCGCGACCCGCGCGCATCTTACTGCATCGTGCACGACGACCGGGCTGAGTTCGTCCGCGTTGAGTATGACGTGCCGAAGGTGGTGGAGAAGGTCACCGCGATCGTCGAACTGAGCGACTTCCTGGGCCAACGGCTACTCGATGGCCGGTGACCCGACCTGCTGCTGTGGTTCCCGGGCGAACCGACCGAATGCACGCATGTGGGCACGAACTCCGGCACGCCATGGATGGAAGACGAAAGCATCTGAACCCGACGTGATCAGGGTGCGGCGATCATGCGCAAAGCGGCGAGCGTGACAGTCAAGTTGACTGCTTTGCCTGCTTCGACGAGATCGATTCCAACTGCTCCAGCGTGGCGGCCACCAGCGCGTCGCCGCCGTCGGGGCTTTGGAACAGGGCGCTGGTCGCCTCATATCCGCCTTCATCGACCGCTTCGCGGGTGACCAGATAGCCGCCGTTTTCACCGTTCGCATAGGTGATCAACTGCACATTCGCGTGCCGAGCCTTCACCTTGAGTCCGAACTCAACGAAGACCTCGCCTGGCCAGGCGATGAAAGTCCAAGGCCCGACGGTGATAAGTTGAATCTCAGTTGGGCTTCGCATGTCGATCGCGGCCTGCATGCCGCCCTCGGCTGCCGCGCGGGTCAGGTTCAAGGTGCGCTGCGCACCGAACCAATCCACCTCGGCGGTGCGGACCTTCGGCCGAGGAGCGCCCTGCTGACGAAGCGACTCGAAACGCTCGGCTGACGCGGTGAGCCGACGCTCGGCTTCGTCCAGCTCCGGCAGGCGTCTGGCAGGCAGTTGAAGTTGACTTGATTGGCATGAGACGGGTAATTCCGCCCGCCACTCAAGGTCTTTCGCCGCCTGCAGCAGCCGTTCGCCCAGCATCTCACCCAGGCGTTGGGCTTCTGCAAAGGTGTTGGCTTGCGTGACGTGGCGGGGGCTCTGGTTGCCCGCCACGCCGGTGAAGTAGAGCACGGGCGTGTCTTCGCCCAGCCAATGCTGTTGGAGGTATTGCCGGGTATAGGCGGGGAAATCGCCGCTGAACAGCGTCGAGTCTTCGTGCAGCACGGTGGGGTGCATGCCGTAGACGGTCATCGCGGCGATCGGCTGCTGGTCACTTGCTCGCCGAAGCACCAGCAGGGGAGCTTCCGGATCGGTGGGCCCGTCGGGATCGCGGCGGTTGCCGCCAATGCCCGTCGCGTCGGCAACCACCATTGCGGCCTCCGCTTCGACCATTGAAGCGTGCGCTTCCCGCACCGCCTTGACCACAGCGTCCTCGCACTGTTGGACTATCTGCTCGTCCACGGCGGGGATCGTCGGGTCGCCATTGTCGGTGATGTACCGCGTGGTCTTCGGGCCCGAGTGCGTATGGGTTGCGGCGATCAGCACATGGGTCGGCGGCAAACCCAGCTCTGCCTCCAGCCTGGCACGGATTCGGCCGGCCATGGCGTGCGTGATGAACAGCACGTCCACCGCTGCGAGGGCTGTGGTTTGCTCCCCATCGCTGAGGCACATCGCCGAGGCCAACAGCGGGTCGTGCGTGCCAGTGCTATCACGCTGCACATGGGGATAGCCTGCAAGATAGACAGACCGCTTTGGTGTCCAATCAATTGTGCTGGCACCGGCGGAAAAGAGGTTTGGCATAGGATTGAACTCCACAAGCGGGCCAGCGGATTGATCATGGCAGATCGTCGAACACCCAAGGGGGCGGAAACGATCTTTAACCAAGCCAGGCATGTTTGCCAGTATTTAACAGGATTTCCCACGGCCGATCCGACAACGCGGCCACGAAATTGTCATTATAAATTATTGCTCGGCGTGTTGCCCGGCTCTGGCATAAAGCAGTTATGACAGACGTGATCGCCGAGCAACCCAATGCTTCTTATCGTCGTGTCGCCGCGGCGCTGCGTACCCGCATTCTCGCGGGCGAGTTGTCGCCGGGGCAGCAACGCCCGGCCGAGCTGGCGCTGGTTTTCATACTTCCGTCGAATGATTGTGGCAGGTTCATTGCGGCTCGCCACGACCGGCCGTTGCCTCCAACACGGCTTGAAACAGCTCGCGCACCTGCGGCTTGGTGACCTTGCCCATCGCGTTGCGTGGCAGGTCGTCGAGCACCTTCAGCGATTGCGGCACTTTGTACGCTGCCAGGTGTTGCTTGCCCCAGCTTCGCAGGCCGGCCAGGTCCAGCGACTGCCCCGGCGTCAACGCCGCCGCGAGGCAGACGCGCTCGCCCCATTCGTCATCCGGTACACCCACCACGGCACAGTCGCGGATCGCAGGATGGGTGCGCAACACCTCTTCGATCTCCAGCGCGGAGACCTTGTAGCCGCCGGTTTTGATGATGTCGACGCTCGATCGGCCGAGGATGCGGTAGTAGCCGTCGTCGAGCACAGCCACGTCGCCGGTCTTGAACCAGCCATCGTCGGTAAAGGCCTCGGCAGTAGCATCCGGGCGGTTCCAGTACTCGCGGAACACGACCGCTCCCTTGATCTGGATTTCGCCCGACGTTTCGGCAGTGGGCTGGGCGATGACGCCGCCTTGCTCGTCCGCCAGACGCGCTTCGACGTGGGGCAGCGGTTGGCCGATGTGACCGGGTCGGCGTTCGCCCTTGAGTGGGTTGGAGATGCCCATGCCGATCTCGGTCATGCCGTAGCGTTCGAGCAGCGTGTGGCCGGTCAGGCCGCGCCATTTCTCCAGCACACTCACCGGCAGCGCGGCCGACCCGGAGACCATCAACCGCAGGTTCGCGGCGCCGTCGCTCCATTTCGCCTGCTGCTCGGGCGACGCGTCGTCGTAAGCCGAGATGAGCTTGGCATAGATCGTCGGCACGGCCATGTAGAGCGTCAACTCACCACCGGCCAGGTAATCCCACACCTGCTTGGCATCAAACTTCGGCAGCATGTGACAGGTCGCCCCGGCCCAGAGGGAGCAGCCAAGCACGTTGATCACACCGTGGATGTGATGCAACGGCAGAGTGTGCAGAATGCAGTCGTCGGCCGACCATTCCCACGCTTCGACGAGCGAGGTGATCTGCGCTTCGATGTTGTGGTGCGTCGTCACCACACCCTTGGGCCGACCCGTCGAGCCGCTGGTGTAGAGCATCATGGCCCGCCGTGCAGGGTCGATGTCGGGCAAGGCGCTTTGCGTGGTCGACGAATCCAATTCGGTAGTGCTCAGCAGTCGAAGCTCACGCTCCGAAGCGATGCCTTTCACACGATCGACGAAGTCCGGATGCACCACGATTGTGTCGACTTGCGCATCGTCGATCACGTAGGCAAGCTCTGGCTCCGGATGCACCAGGCACAGCGGCACCGCCAACCCGCCTGCCAGCCAGATGCCCCACTGCACGCGCACATAGTCCAGCCCCGGCGGTACGAGAAACGCGATCCGTCGCTCAGCCAGATCGTTATCGCCAGCCAACAACGTGTGCGCCGTCGCGGTTGCCCCCTGAAGCAGTTGCTCATACGTAAACGCACCGTCGGATGTCACCAGTGCTCGACGTTGGCCGTGCTCCTGGGCTCGGGTGATCAAGGAAATGGTCGATGGACTCATGGTTCTGCTGCTCCGCGAGTAGATGTTTGAAAAAACGTGACACGTGCCGTTGGCGTGCTCAGGCTGAGATGCCCAGTTGCAGCATCTTGTCCAGTTGCGGCGTGACGACGCACTGCCCCTGGTGAAAGCGACGCTGGTGGTCATCAATCTTGTCCAAGGCGTAGAGGTAGTTGGCGGTCATGCCGAACGATTCGCTAATCCCTTTGGCGCTGGTGTCACTAAGGTAGTTCAAGTTGTAAAGCATCGCGCCGTTGCGAAAGTGAAAGTGGGCCACCGGGTCCAGCGGGGCGCCGCGACGCTTTTCATGCACCACGTAAAAATGCGCCAATCGCAGCAGTCCACCTTTCAGGGGGTAGCATAGCTCCGGCTCCCGCCATCGCTCGCCGGCGAGCAGTTCGTTCAATTGTGCAGGCAGTGCGTCCACTCCCGGAACGGCCCGGCGAATGACGTCCAGGTCCTCAGGATCAAAAAACGCGTCCAGCGACTGCCCGTACAGGGCGCGCTTGCGACCCTCCGGTGCGTCCTGCAACACCGAGTGGAGGTATTTGCGAAAGCCGGGCATCGGGCTGAGTGTTGAAAATCGACGCAGGCTCGGGTAGTCCTGCCGCAATTGTTCGACTGCCATCTTGATCAGCGAGTTGCCCAGGCTGATACCGCTGAGCCCTTTCTGCGTCGCGTTGATCGAGTAGAACAAAGCCACGCTCGGTTCGTGCAATGTACGCACGCGGCGTTGCTGAAACAGCCGATCGATCGAACTGCCGATCGTCTGTGTCAGGGCGATTTCCAGAAAGATCAACGGCTCGTCCGGCATGTTCGGGTGATACAGCGCATAGCAGAGGCGATCGCGATCCAGCCGTTGTCGCAGCGTTTCCCACTCGCTCATTGGATGGACGACTTCGTAGGCCATCAGCTTCTCCAACTGCGCCGCCGAAGTGGTCTCCCACCGGATCGGTACGAGCTGAAGAAAGCCGAAGTTGAACCATGAGCGAAACAGATGCAGCAGGTCTGCCTCCACCAGGCGCAGACACGCCGCCTGCCGATGCACGCGCATCAACTCGCGCAGTTCCGCCCGCATGTCCACCAGAAACTTGATCCCACCGGGCAGATTGACGAACTGCCGTAGCAGGTGTAGTCGCGGAGGCTCCCACTGCTCCCGCAGGGCCAGCAGGCGATCGATGTCTTCTTTGCAGTCCAGATCAAATCCGCCGGGCACGGCAGCAATGGCGTCCGGGTCCGTCGCCAGCGGACTTTCCAGGTTACGGGCGAGGTAGGTAAAAAACTCGATCTTCTCGGTGGCATCCCATCGGTCATATCGCTGCTGAAGCGTTTGCAGATAGGGACGGATCGACGGATCGTGCAAGTGCTCCATCGCCTCGGCGAGCAACGGCATGAACTCGTCGGTAAGGCCTGGCATGTTGAATTTCCTTGGGTGCCGTTCAGTAACACACCATGGGTTCTTGCGTGCGTGCAAGGCCAGGTATTTCGGGTCAGCAACTATAGCACCCTTGCCATCGAACCAAGTCTACGCCGATCGTCGGCAAACGCGGGTGACGAGCGAGCCATTAGAATGATTTAAGGCACCCCCGTGGTGAAAGGTCCATGCCATAATGCTGATGTCAAATTTTACAGGACAGAGCATTGTGGTCAATGGGACGTCACCTCCCGGGTCCGTGTGAACTCGCGGCGCAGAGAGGCGGCCCACTGGCGGGCATCGTCAGTGGGGCGGGGCTGGTACGCTGCGAGTTGCCGGTTGCGAGAGGCATGGCCGATGGTCTCGTAAGATGCGGAGGACCTCCTTGATCGCTGCGGGATGCAGCGGTACCGAATGATCCGACAGTGGGATCACCAACTCCGATTCGCCTTGCGGAAAATGTGCGCTTGCATAGGGAACGAGCCCGTCGGTGGTGTTGGCCCAGTCGTGCTGGCCGTGGTCGTCGGTGTGTCGAGGTGGCGCTGAGTTGATCCGAGGTCAATGCACTGCGTTGCAAGGCAGTCATCGCCTTCGTGAGTTTGGGTTCCCCCTCGTGTCGATACGGCTTAGCGTAGCCCGTCGGGCACGGAAATGCATCTGTCGCGTTGATCTGCCCGGACTACCCGTGTTTCTAAAGCGGTGCGGTTGCTCAATATGGGCTGGCGGATACGATAGCCGAGCCTTTTAGTACAGCTGACGTGCGAGGGAGAGCAATCGTCGGCTGCGCGGACGCGACCCCCCAAAGCAGGAGTGAAACATTGGCTGAGCGAAAGACCGCCCTTGCGTTTCTTGCCCACCCGGACGACGCGGAGATCCTCTGCGCCGGCACGCTCATCCGCCTTCGCGAGCTCGGCTGGGCGGTGCACATCGCCACCGCCACCGCTGGTGACTGCGGCAGTGCGACGCTGCCAGCCGACGAGATCGCCGCCATCCGCCGTCAAGAGGGGGCGAAGGCGGCGGAGTTGATCGGCGGAACCTATCACTGCCTCGGGGAACGTGACGTTAACGTCATCTTCAACCACGAAGCCAACACCAAGGTGATCGACCTGTTCCGCAAGGTCAACCCCACGCTCGTGTTCACACATCCGCGACACGACTACATGCTCGACCACGAGCAGGTCCACCTACTGGCGCGCAGCGCGGCCTTCAGCTTTGCGGTTCCCAACGCGTCGAGCCTGCCATTGCCGGAGGACGCGCACGTGCCGCACTTGTATTATGTGGACCCGATCGAGGGACTGGACCCGTATACCGGCGAGCCCGTTACCCCGACAACGGTGGTCGATATCTCGGCGGTGCTGGATCGCAAGGCCGAGATGCTCGCCTGCCATGCGAGTCAGCGTGAATGGCTTCGATCGCATCACGGCATGGACGAATACATCGAGGCGATGAAACGCCACGCCGCCGCGCGTGGCCGCGAGCGTGGCTTTGCCGCCGGTGAAGCGTTTCGCCAGCACCTCGGCCACGCCTTCCCACATGATGACCTGCTGGAAAGCTTACTTGTCTGACTTGAACCGCAACTGAAAGGGATTACGCCATGCCTCGTCCGATCAGCAAAGTCGCTCCCGCCTGGTGGGATTACACCACGTTGGAAGGCGATCTTCTCGAAGATGCCGCGAAGCTCGACGAGCGTAAGCTCAAGGGTCTGTCGCGTGAGGGATTTCAGGTTCATTTTTATGACTCGCTGGAAGAGCTTTACACTGCCGAGGCGTTGGAGTACGTCGACGCCTGGCTGCAGAGCACGCCGGACAATCCGACGGGGATCTGCGGCCCGATCGGCCCGACGGAGCAGCTGCCGCTGGTGGCCCGCATCGTCAACGCCATTGGTCTTGACCTGAAAAAGCATGACGCTCACTTCTGGGGCATGGACGAGTGGATCGACGAAAACGATGAACCGGTCGGCCTCGACTTCCCGCTGGGCTTCGCGAAGGCGGACATGGAGCTTTGCTTCAACCGCATCGATAAGAAACTGCGGATGCCCAAGGAAAACCTGCACTTTCCCATCGGCGACCTTGGGGCGTACAGCAAAAGCTACGACGATGTCCGCTGCCTGGTCATGCAGGGCGGGCAGGGCGAAGTGAAGCATTGGGCCTTCAACGACCCGCCCAAGCGCAGCGGCAAGTACAAGGACGCGCCCCCGCCACCGAGCGAGTATCGCAAGCTTGGTACGCGTGTCACCGACCTGCACCCCATGACCG contains:
- a CDS encoding metallophosphoesterase, which translates into the protein MSSFALVSDIHANADAFRVVLDDIRKRGIEDVYCLGDIVGYGPNPVESLDMVIEHCKFALMGNHDFAVLFEPTSFNASAEQAAFWTRRQFELEPDAQKRRKRWEYLGSLVIRKRHLDALWVHASPRRPINEYIFPDDVVTAPTKMQQIFDRIDRRCFCGHTHVAGVFTDEPDFYPPEDLGGAYRFVDDEKFILNPGSVGQPRDRDPRASYCIVHDDRAEFVRVEYDVPKVVEKVTAIVELSDFLGQRLLDGR
- a CDS encoding neutral/alkaline non-lysosomal ceramidase N-terminal domain-containing protein — protein: MPGLVKDRFRPLGCSTICHDQSAGPLVEFNPMPNLFSAGASTIDWTPKRSVYLAGYPHVQRDSTGTHDPLLASAMCLSDGEQTTALAAVDVLFITHAMAGRIRARLEAELGLPPTHVLIAATHTHSGPKTTRYITDNGDPTIPAVDEQIVQQCEDAVVKAVREAHASMVEAEAAMVVADATGIGGNRRDPDGPTDPEAPLLVLRRASDQQPIAAMTVYGMHPTVLHEDSTLFSGDFPAYTRQYLQQHWLGEDTPVLYFTGVAGNQSPRHVTQANTFAEAQRLGEMLGERLLQAAKDLEWRAELPVSCQSSQLQLPARRLPELDEAERRLTASAERFESLRQQGAPRPKVRTAEVDWFGAQRTLNLTRAAAEGGMQAAIDMRSPTEIQLITVGPWTFIAWPGEVFVEFGLKVKARHANVQLITYANGENGGYLVTREAVDEGGYEATSALFQSPDGGDALVAATLEQLESISSKQAKQST
- a CDS encoding acyl-CoA synthetase; this encodes MSPSTISLITRAQEHGQRRALVTSDGAFTYEQLLQGATATAHTLLAGDNDLAERRIAFLVPPGLDYVRVQWGIWLAGGLAVPLCLVHPEPELAYVIDDAQVDTIVVHPDFVDRVKGIASERELRLLSTTELDSSTTQSALPDIDPARRAMMLYTSGSTGRPKGVVTTHHNIEAQITSLVEAWEWSADDCILHTLPLHHIHGVINVLGCSLWAGATCHMLPKFDAKQVWDYLAGGELTLYMAVPTIYAKLISAYDDASPEQQAKWSDGAANLRLMVSGSAALPVSVLEKWRGLTGHTLLERYGMTEIGMGISNPLKGERRPGHIGQPLPHVEARLADEQGGVIAQPTAETSGEIQIKGAVVFREYWNRPDATAEAFTDDGWFKTGDVAVLDDGYYRILGRSSVDIIKTGGYKVSALEIEEVLRTHPAIRDCAVVGVPDDEWGERVCLAAALTPGQSLDLAGLRSWGKQHLAAYKVPQSLKVLDDLPRNAMGKVTKPQVRELFQAVLEATAGRGEPQ
- a CDS encoding malonyl-CoA decarboxylase domain-containing protein → MPGLTDEFMPLLAEAMEHLHDPSIRPYLQTLQQRYDRWDATEKIEFFTYLARNLESPLATDPDAIAAVPGGFDLDCKEDIDRLLALREQWEPPRLHLLRQFVNLPGGIKFLVDMRAELRELMRVHRQAACLRLVEADLLHLFRSWFNFGFLQLVPIRWETTSAAQLEKLMAYEVVHPMSEWETLRQRLDRDRLCYALYHPNMPDEPLIFLEIALTQTIGSSIDRLFQQRRVRTLHEPSVALFYSINATQKGLSGISLGNSLIKMAVEQLRQDYPSLRRFSTLSPMPGFRKYLHSVLQDAPEGRKRALYGQSLDAFFDPEDLDVIRRAVPGVDALPAQLNELLAGERWREPELCYPLKGGLLRLAHFYVVHEKRRGAPLDPVAHFHFRNGAMLYNLNYLSDTSAKGISESFGMTANYLYALDKIDDHQRRFHQGQCVVTPQLDKMLQLGISA
- a CDS encoding PIG-L deacetylase family protein, with translation MAERKTALAFLAHPDDAEILCAGTLIRLRELGWAVHIATATAGDCGSATLPADEIAAIRRQEGAKAAELIGGTYHCLGERDVNVIFNHEANTKVIDLFRKVNPTLVFTHPRHDYMLDHEQVHLLARSAAFSFAVPNASSLPLPEDAHVPHLYYVDPIEGLDPYTGEPVTPTTVVDISAVLDRKAEMLACHASQREWLRSHHGMDEYIEAMKRHAAARGRERGFAAGEAFRQHLGHAFPHDDLLESLLV
- a CDS encoding glucosamine-6-phosphate isomerase; the encoded protein is MPRPISKVAPAWWDYTTLEGDLLEDAAKLDERKLKGLSREGFQVHFYDSLEELYTAEALEYVDAWLQSTPDNPTGICGPIGPTEQLPLVARIVNAIGLDLKKHDAHFWGMDEWIDENDEPVGLDFPLGFAKADMELCFNRIDKKLRMPKENLHFPIGDLGAYSKSYDDVRCLVMQGGQGEVKHWAFNDPPKRSGKYKDAPPPPSEYRKLGTRVTDLHPMTVIQNARTSGGGYVPSVPTRACTVGPVETWKAEKVSIWHPGYHDNPFGMRLSALMISKGIADTSVPMSLLAEHPNVHFHYYRGGLGKVETKML